From one Dama dama isolate Ldn47 chromosome 4, ASM3311817v1, whole genome shotgun sequence genomic stretch:
- the FCSK gene encoding L-fucose kinase isoform X1, with protein MEVLGRPSLGENPSTVARMEQPKGVDWTVIILTCQYKDSVEVFQRELEIRQKREQIPAGTLLLAVEDPEVHVGSGGATLNALLVAAEHLSARAGFTVVTSDVLHSAWILILHMGRDFAFDDCGRAFTCLPVENPQAPVEAVVCNLDCLLDTMSHRLGPGSPPGVWVCSTDMLLSVPPSPGISWDGFQGARGIALPGSTAYARSHGVYLTDPQGFVLDIYYQGTEAEIQRCARPDGRVPLVSGVVFFSVETAERLLATHVSPPLDACTYMGLDSGARPGQLSLFFDILLCMARNVQREDFLVGWPPEMGQGDADVAGYLHGARAELWRQLRGQRLTVAYIPDGSYNYMTNSASEFLHSLTSPGALGAQVVHSQVEERPLLGAGSAVVSCLLEGPVRLGPGSVLQHCHLRGPIHVGTGCFLSGLDMAQSQALHGVELRDLVLRGHHVQLHGAPSRAFTLVGRLDSWERQGTGTYLNMSWSKFFQKTGIRDWDLWDPDVPPAERCLLSARLFPVLHPSRAPGPWDLLWMLDPQEDGGRALRVWRACWRLSWEQLQPCLDRGATLAARRDLFFRQALHKARHVLEARQDLSLRPLTRAAVHEGCTGSLLATLDQVAAGAEDPGVAARALACVADVLGCMAEGRGGLRSGPAANPEWVQPFLFLERGDLARGVEALTQERARWLSRPALLVRAARHYEGAGQLLIRQAVMSAQRFVRSVPAELPAPGQWVVAECPARVDFSGGWSDTPPLAYELGGAVLGLAVRVDGRRPIGARARRIPEPELRLAVGPRQDQTAVKIVCCSLDDMRGYCQPQAPGALLKAAFICAGVVSVSSELSLREQLLRAFGGGFELHAWSELPHGSGLGTSSILAGAALAAVQRAAGRAVGAEALVHAVLHLEQVLTTGGGWQDQVGGLLPGIKVGRSRAQLPLKVEVEEVSVPEGFLQKLNDHLLLVYTGKTRLARNLLQDVLRSWYARLPAVVQNARRLVQQTEECAEAFHQGSLPLLGQCLTSYWEQKKLMAPGCEPLAVRRMMDVLAPHVHGQSLAGAGGGGFLCLLTKEPRQKEALEAVLAKTEGLGNYSVHLVEVDTQGLSLQLLGTETST; from the exons ATGGAGGTCTTGGGGAGGCCGAGCCTCGGAG AAAACCCCTCAACTGTGGCCAGAATGGAGCAGCCAAAGGGCGTTGACTGGACGGTCATCATCCTGACGTGTCAGTACAAGGACAGCGTTGAGGTCTTTCAGAGAG AGCTGGAAATACGGCAGAAGCGAGAGCAGATCCCTGCCGGGACGCTGCTGCTGGCTGTGGAGGACCCTGAGGTTCACGTGGGCAGTGGAGGAGCCACCCTCAACGCCCTGCTGGTGGCCGCTGAGCACCTGAGTGCCCGCGCCGGCTTCACT GTGGTCACGTCAGATGTTCTGCACTCGGCCTGGATCCTCATCCTGCACATG GGTCGAGACTTCGCCTTCGACGACTGTGGCCGGGCCTTCACCTGCCTCCCTGTGGAGAACCCCCAGGCCCCCGTGGAGGCTGTGGTCTGCAACCTGGACTGCCTGCTGGACACCATGAGCCATCGG CTGGGCCCGGGCTCCCCGCCGGGCGTGTGGGTGTGCAGCACGGACATGCTGCTGTCGGTGCCTCCGAGCCCAG GCATCAGCTGGGATGGCTTCCAAGGAGCCCGAGGGATTGCCCTTCCGGGGAGCACAGCCTACGCCCGGAGCCACGGCGTCTACCTGACTGACCCCCAG GGCTTCGTTCTGGACATTTACTACCAGGGCACTGAGGCAGAGATACAACGGTGCGCCAGGCCTGATGGGCGGGTGCCGCTG GTGTCTGGAGTTGTCTTCTTCTCTGTGGAAACTGCTGAGCGCCTCTTGGCCACCCACGTGAGCCCGCCTCTGGACGCCTGCACCTACATGGGCTTGGACTCGGGAGCCCGGCCTGGTCAG CTGTCTCTATTTTTTGACATCCTGCTCTGCATGGCCCGGAACGTGCAAagggaggacttcctggtgggGTGGCCCCCGGAGATGGGGCAAGGTGACGCGGACGTCGCGGGCTATCTGCACGGCGCCCGAGCTGAGCTGTGGAGGCAGCTCCGCGGTCAGCGGCTCACAGTGG CGTATATCCCTGACGGCAGCTACAACTACATGACCAACTCAGCCAGTGAGTTTCTGCACAGTCTCACATCCCCGGGGGCTCTGGGGGCCCAGGTCGTACACTCCCAGGTGGAG GAGCGGCCGCTGCTGGGGGCCGGGAGCGCTGTGGTCAGCTGCCTGCTGGAGGGCCCCGTGCGGCTGGGCCCCGGGAGCGTCCTGCAGCACTGCCACCTGCGG GGCCCCATTCACGTTGGCACTGGCTGCTTCCTGAGTGGCCTGGACATGGCCCAGTCCCAGGCGCTGCATGGCGTGGAGCTGCGTGACCTCGTCCTGCGGGGACACCACGTGCAGCTGCACGGCGCCCCCAGCCGGGCCTTCACCCTCGTGGGCCGCCTGGACAGCTGGGAG AGACAGGGGACAGGAACGTATCTCAACATGTCTTGGAGTAAATTCTTCCAGAAGACGGGCATCCG GGATTGGGACCTGTGGGACCCAGATGTGCCCCCCGCTGAGCGCTGCCTCCTCAGTGCCCGTCTCTTCCCCGTGCTCCACCCCTCGAGGGCCCCGGGCCCCTGGGACCTGCTGTGGATGCTGGACCCCCAGGAGGACGGGGGCCGGGCCCTGCGGGTTTGGCGGGCTTGCTGGCGTCTATCCTGGGAGCAGCTGCAGCCATGCCTGGATCGGGGTGCCACGCTGGCCGCCCGCCGGGACCTGTTCTTCCGCCAGGCCCTGCACAAGGCGCGGCACGTGCTGGAGGCCCGGCAGGACCTCAGCCTGCGCCCACTGACCcgggctgctgtccatgagggCTGTACTGGGAGCCTGCTGGCCACGCTGGACCAGG TGGCAGCTGGTGCGGAAGACCCTGGCGTGGCCGCCCGGGCCCTGGCCTGCGTGGCGGATGTCCTGGGCTGCATGGCAGAGGGCCGAGGCGGCTTGCGCAGTGGGCCGGCCGCCAACCCCGAGTGGGTGCAGCCCTTCCTCTTCCTGGAGCGTGGAGACCTGGCGCGGGGTGTGGAGGCGCTCACCCAGGAGCGGGCCAGGTGGCTGAGCAG GCCAGCCTTGCTGGTGCGGGCTGCCCGCCACTACGAGGGGGCTGGGCAGCTGCTGATCCGCCAGGCCGTGATGTCCGCCCAGCGCTTCGTCCGCTCCGTGCCGGCGGAGCTGCCGGCGCCCGGTCAGTGGGTGGTGGCTGAGTGCCCGGCGCGGGTGGACTTCTCAG GGGGCTGGAGTGACACGCCGCCCCTGGCGTACGAGCTCGGTGGGGCCGTGCTGGGCCTGGCCGTGCGAGTGGACGGCCGCCGGCCTATTGGGGCCAGGGCTCGCCGCATCCCGGAGCCCGAGCTGCGGCTGGCGGTGGGGCCCCGGCAGGACCAGACAGCCGTGAAGATCGTGTGCTGCAGCCTGGACGACATGCGGGGTTActgccagccccaggccccag GGGCGCTGCTGAAGGCGGCCTTCATCTGCGCGGGCGTCGTCAGTGTCTCCTCCGAGCTCTCGCTGAGGGAGCAGCTGCTGCGTGCCTTCGGGGGCGGCTTCGAGCTGCACGCCTGGTCTGAGCTGCCCCACGGCTCCGGCCTTG gcaccAGCAGCATCCTGGCGGGGGCCGCCCTGGCCGCGGTGCAGCGGGCCGCAGGCCGCGCGGTGGGCGCAGAGGCCCTGGTCCACGCAGTACTGCACCTGGAGCAGGTGCTCACCACAG gaggtggctggcaggacCAGGTGGGTGGCCTCCTGCCCGGCATCAAGGTGGGGCGCTCCCGGGCCCAGCTGCCACTGAAGGTGGAAGTGGAGGAGGTCTCTGTGCCTGAGGGCTTTCTCCAGAAGCTCAACGACCACCTGCTCCTGgtgtacactgggaagacccgccTGGCCCGGAACCTGCTTCAG GATGTGCTGAGGAGCTGGTATGCCCGGCTGCCTGCCGTTGTGCAGAACGCCCGCCGCCTGGTGCAGCAGACCGAGGAGTGTGCGGAAGCCTTCCACCAAG GGAGTCTGCCTCTGCTGGGCCAGTGCCTGACGTCATACTGGGAGCAGAAGAAGCTCATGGCTCCAGGCTGTGAGCCCCTGGCGGTGCGGCGTATGATGGATGTCCTGGCCCCCCACGTGCACGGCCAGAGCCTGGCAGGAGCAGGTGGCGGGGGCTTTCTCTGTCTACTGACCAAGGAGCCACGGCAGAAGGAGGCTCTGGAGGCCGTGCTGGCCAAGACGGAG GGCCTCGGGAACTACAGCGTCCACCTGGTAGAAGTGGACACTCAGGGCCTGAGCCTGCAGCTGCTGGGGACTGAGACTTCCACCTGA
- the FCSK gene encoding L-fucose kinase isoform X2, giving the protein MLKNPSTVARMEQPKGVDWTVIILTCQYKDSVEVFQRELEIRQKREQIPAGTLLLAVEDPEVHVGSGGATLNALLVAAEHLSARAGFTVVTSDVLHSAWILILHMGRDFAFDDCGRAFTCLPVENPQAPVEAVVCNLDCLLDTMSHRLGPGSPPGVWVCSTDMLLSVPPSPGISWDGFQGARGIALPGSTAYARSHGVYLTDPQGFVLDIYYQGTEAEIQRCARPDGRVPLVSGVVFFSVETAERLLATHVSPPLDACTYMGLDSGARPGQLSLFFDILLCMARNVQREDFLVGWPPEMGQGDADVAGYLHGARAELWRQLRGQRLTVAYIPDGSYNYMTNSASEFLHSLTSPGALGAQVVHSQVEERPLLGAGSAVVSCLLEGPVRLGPGSVLQHCHLRGPIHVGTGCFLSGLDMAQSQALHGVELRDLVLRGHHVQLHGAPSRAFTLVGRLDSWERQGTGTYLNMSWSKFFQKTGIRDWDLWDPDVPPAERCLLSARLFPVLHPSRAPGPWDLLWMLDPQEDGGRALRVWRACWRLSWEQLQPCLDRGATLAARRDLFFRQALHKARHVLEARQDLSLRPLTRAAVHEGCTGSLLATLDQVAAGAEDPGVAARALACVADVLGCMAEGRGGLRSGPAANPEWVQPFLFLERGDLARGVEALTQERARWLSRPALLVRAARHYEGAGQLLIRQAVMSAQRFVRSVPAELPAPGQWVVAECPARVDFSGGWSDTPPLAYELGGAVLGLAVRVDGRRPIGARARRIPEPELRLAVGPRQDQTAVKIVCCSLDDMRGYCQPQAPGALLKAAFICAGVVSVSSELSLREQLLRAFGGGFELHAWSELPHGSGLGTSSILAGAALAAVQRAAGRAVGAEALVHAVLHLEQVLTTGGGWQDQVGGLLPGIKVGRSRAQLPLKVEVEEVSVPEGFLQKLNDHLLLVYTGKTRLARNLLQDVLRSWYARLPAVVQNARRLVQQTEECAEAFHQGSLPLLGQCLTSYWEQKKLMAPGCEPLAVRRMMDVLAPHVHGQSLAGAGGGGFLCLLTKEPRQKEALEAVLAKTEGLGNYSVHLVEVDTQGLSLQLLGTETST; this is encoded by the exons ATGTTAA AAAACCCCTCAACTGTGGCCAGAATGGAGCAGCCAAAGGGCGTTGACTGGACGGTCATCATCCTGACGTGTCAGTACAAGGACAGCGTTGAGGTCTTTCAGAGAG AGCTGGAAATACGGCAGAAGCGAGAGCAGATCCCTGCCGGGACGCTGCTGCTGGCTGTGGAGGACCCTGAGGTTCACGTGGGCAGTGGAGGAGCCACCCTCAACGCCCTGCTGGTGGCCGCTGAGCACCTGAGTGCCCGCGCCGGCTTCACT GTGGTCACGTCAGATGTTCTGCACTCGGCCTGGATCCTCATCCTGCACATG GGTCGAGACTTCGCCTTCGACGACTGTGGCCGGGCCTTCACCTGCCTCCCTGTGGAGAACCCCCAGGCCCCCGTGGAGGCTGTGGTCTGCAACCTGGACTGCCTGCTGGACACCATGAGCCATCGG CTGGGCCCGGGCTCCCCGCCGGGCGTGTGGGTGTGCAGCACGGACATGCTGCTGTCGGTGCCTCCGAGCCCAG GCATCAGCTGGGATGGCTTCCAAGGAGCCCGAGGGATTGCCCTTCCGGGGAGCACAGCCTACGCCCGGAGCCACGGCGTCTACCTGACTGACCCCCAG GGCTTCGTTCTGGACATTTACTACCAGGGCACTGAGGCAGAGATACAACGGTGCGCCAGGCCTGATGGGCGGGTGCCGCTG GTGTCTGGAGTTGTCTTCTTCTCTGTGGAAACTGCTGAGCGCCTCTTGGCCACCCACGTGAGCCCGCCTCTGGACGCCTGCACCTACATGGGCTTGGACTCGGGAGCCCGGCCTGGTCAG CTGTCTCTATTTTTTGACATCCTGCTCTGCATGGCCCGGAACGTGCAAagggaggacttcctggtgggGTGGCCCCCGGAGATGGGGCAAGGTGACGCGGACGTCGCGGGCTATCTGCACGGCGCCCGAGCTGAGCTGTGGAGGCAGCTCCGCGGTCAGCGGCTCACAGTGG CGTATATCCCTGACGGCAGCTACAACTACATGACCAACTCAGCCAGTGAGTTTCTGCACAGTCTCACATCCCCGGGGGCTCTGGGGGCCCAGGTCGTACACTCCCAGGTGGAG GAGCGGCCGCTGCTGGGGGCCGGGAGCGCTGTGGTCAGCTGCCTGCTGGAGGGCCCCGTGCGGCTGGGCCCCGGGAGCGTCCTGCAGCACTGCCACCTGCGG GGCCCCATTCACGTTGGCACTGGCTGCTTCCTGAGTGGCCTGGACATGGCCCAGTCCCAGGCGCTGCATGGCGTGGAGCTGCGTGACCTCGTCCTGCGGGGACACCACGTGCAGCTGCACGGCGCCCCCAGCCGGGCCTTCACCCTCGTGGGCCGCCTGGACAGCTGGGAG AGACAGGGGACAGGAACGTATCTCAACATGTCTTGGAGTAAATTCTTCCAGAAGACGGGCATCCG GGATTGGGACCTGTGGGACCCAGATGTGCCCCCCGCTGAGCGCTGCCTCCTCAGTGCCCGTCTCTTCCCCGTGCTCCACCCCTCGAGGGCCCCGGGCCCCTGGGACCTGCTGTGGATGCTGGACCCCCAGGAGGACGGGGGCCGGGCCCTGCGGGTTTGGCGGGCTTGCTGGCGTCTATCCTGGGAGCAGCTGCAGCCATGCCTGGATCGGGGTGCCACGCTGGCCGCCCGCCGGGACCTGTTCTTCCGCCAGGCCCTGCACAAGGCGCGGCACGTGCTGGAGGCCCGGCAGGACCTCAGCCTGCGCCCACTGACCcgggctgctgtccatgagggCTGTACTGGGAGCCTGCTGGCCACGCTGGACCAGG TGGCAGCTGGTGCGGAAGACCCTGGCGTGGCCGCCCGGGCCCTGGCCTGCGTGGCGGATGTCCTGGGCTGCATGGCAGAGGGCCGAGGCGGCTTGCGCAGTGGGCCGGCCGCCAACCCCGAGTGGGTGCAGCCCTTCCTCTTCCTGGAGCGTGGAGACCTGGCGCGGGGTGTGGAGGCGCTCACCCAGGAGCGGGCCAGGTGGCTGAGCAG GCCAGCCTTGCTGGTGCGGGCTGCCCGCCACTACGAGGGGGCTGGGCAGCTGCTGATCCGCCAGGCCGTGATGTCCGCCCAGCGCTTCGTCCGCTCCGTGCCGGCGGAGCTGCCGGCGCCCGGTCAGTGGGTGGTGGCTGAGTGCCCGGCGCGGGTGGACTTCTCAG GGGGCTGGAGTGACACGCCGCCCCTGGCGTACGAGCTCGGTGGGGCCGTGCTGGGCCTGGCCGTGCGAGTGGACGGCCGCCGGCCTATTGGGGCCAGGGCTCGCCGCATCCCGGAGCCCGAGCTGCGGCTGGCGGTGGGGCCCCGGCAGGACCAGACAGCCGTGAAGATCGTGTGCTGCAGCCTGGACGACATGCGGGGTTActgccagccccaggccccag GGGCGCTGCTGAAGGCGGCCTTCATCTGCGCGGGCGTCGTCAGTGTCTCCTCCGAGCTCTCGCTGAGGGAGCAGCTGCTGCGTGCCTTCGGGGGCGGCTTCGAGCTGCACGCCTGGTCTGAGCTGCCCCACGGCTCCGGCCTTG gcaccAGCAGCATCCTGGCGGGGGCCGCCCTGGCCGCGGTGCAGCGGGCCGCAGGCCGCGCGGTGGGCGCAGAGGCCCTGGTCCACGCAGTACTGCACCTGGAGCAGGTGCTCACCACAG gaggtggctggcaggacCAGGTGGGTGGCCTCCTGCCCGGCATCAAGGTGGGGCGCTCCCGGGCCCAGCTGCCACTGAAGGTGGAAGTGGAGGAGGTCTCTGTGCCTGAGGGCTTTCTCCAGAAGCTCAACGACCACCTGCTCCTGgtgtacactgggaagacccgccTGGCCCGGAACCTGCTTCAG GATGTGCTGAGGAGCTGGTATGCCCGGCTGCCTGCCGTTGTGCAGAACGCCCGCCGCCTGGTGCAGCAGACCGAGGAGTGTGCGGAAGCCTTCCACCAAG GGAGTCTGCCTCTGCTGGGCCAGTGCCTGACGTCATACTGGGAGCAGAAGAAGCTCATGGCTCCAGGCTGTGAGCCCCTGGCGGTGCGGCGTATGATGGATGTCCTGGCCCCCCACGTGCACGGCCAGAGCCTGGCAGGAGCAGGTGGCGGGGGCTTTCTCTGTCTACTGACCAAGGAGCCACGGCAGAAGGAGGCTCTGGAGGCCGTGCTGGCCAAGACGGAG GGCCTCGGGAACTACAGCGTCCACCTGGTAGAAGTGGACACTCAGGGCCTGAGCCTGCAGCTGCTGGGGACTGAGACTTCCACCTGA
- the FCSK gene encoding L-fucose kinase isoform X3, whose product MEQPKGVDWTVIILTCQYKDSVEVFQRELEIRQKREQIPAGTLLLAVEDPEVHVGSGGATLNALLVAAEHLSARAGFTVVTSDVLHSAWILILHMGRDFAFDDCGRAFTCLPVENPQAPVEAVVCNLDCLLDTMSHRLGPGSPPGVWVCSTDMLLSVPPSPGISWDGFQGARGIALPGSTAYARSHGVYLTDPQGFVLDIYYQGTEAEIQRCARPDGRVPLVSGVVFFSVETAERLLATHVSPPLDACTYMGLDSGARPGQLSLFFDILLCMARNVQREDFLVGWPPEMGQGDADVAGYLHGARAELWRQLRGQRLTVAYIPDGSYNYMTNSASEFLHSLTSPGALGAQVVHSQVEERPLLGAGSAVVSCLLEGPVRLGPGSVLQHCHLRGPIHVGTGCFLSGLDMAQSQALHGVELRDLVLRGHHVQLHGAPSRAFTLVGRLDSWERQGTGTYLNMSWSKFFQKTGIRDWDLWDPDVPPAERCLLSARLFPVLHPSRAPGPWDLLWMLDPQEDGGRALRVWRACWRLSWEQLQPCLDRGATLAARRDLFFRQALHKARHVLEARQDLSLRPLTRAAVHEGCTGSLLATLDQVAAGAEDPGVAARALACVADVLGCMAEGRGGLRSGPAANPEWVQPFLFLERGDLARGVEALTQERARWLSRPALLVRAARHYEGAGQLLIRQAVMSAQRFVRSVPAELPAPGQWVVAECPARVDFSGGWSDTPPLAYELGGAVLGLAVRVDGRRPIGARARRIPEPELRLAVGPRQDQTAVKIVCCSLDDMRGYCQPQAPGALLKAAFICAGVVSVSSELSLREQLLRAFGGGFELHAWSELPHGSGLGTSSILAGAALAAVQRAAGRAVGAEALVHAVLHLEQVLTTGGGWQDQVGGLLPGIKVGRSRAQLPLKVEVEEVSVPEGFLQKLNDHLLLVYTGKTRLARNLLQDVLRSWYARLPAVVQNARRLVQQTEECAEAFHQGSLPLLGQCLTSYWEQKKLMAPGCEPLAVRRMMDVLAPHVHGQSLAGAGGGGFLCLLTKEPRQKEALEAVLAKTEGLGNYSVHLVEVDTQGLSLQLLGTETST is encoded by the exons ATGGAGCAGCCAAAGGGCGTTGACTGGACGGTCATCATCCTGACGTGTCAGTACAAGGACAGCGTTGAGGTCTTTCAGAGAG AGCTGGAAATACGGCAGAAGCGAGAGCAGATCCCTGCCGGGACGCTGCTGCTGGCTGTGGAGGACCCTGAGGTTCACGTGGGCAGTGGAGGAGCCACCCTCAACGCCCTGCTGGTGGCCGCTGAGCACCTGAGTGCCCGCGCCGGCTTCACT GTGGTCACGTCAGATGTTCTGCACTCGGCCTGGATCCTCATCCTGCACATG GGTCGAGACTTCGCCTTCGACGACTGTGGCCGGGCCTTCACCTGCCTCCCTGTGGAGAACCCCCAGGCCCCCGTGGAGGCTGTGGTCTGCAACCTGGACTGCCTGCTGGACACCATGAGCCATCGG CTGGGCCCGGGCTCCCCGCCGGGCGTGTGGGTGTGCAGCACGGACATGCTGCTGTCGGTGCCTCCGAGCCCAG GCATCAGCTGGGATGGCTTCCAAGGAGCCCGAGGGATTGCCCTTCCGGGGAGCACAGCCTACGCCCGGAGCCACGGCGTCTACCTGACTGACCCCCAG GGCTTCGTTCTGGACATTTACTACCAGGGCACTGAGGCAGAGATACAACGGTGCGCCAGGCCTGATGGGCGGGTGCCGCTG GTGTCTGGAGTTGTCTTCTTCTCTGTGGAAACTGCTGAGCGCCTCTTGGCCACCCACGTGAGCCCGCCTCTGGACGCCTGCACCTACATGGGCTTGGACTCGGGAGCCCGGCCTGGTCAG CTGTCTCTATTTTTTGACATCCTGCTCTGCATGGCCCGGAACGTGCAAagggaggacttcctggtgggGTGGCCCCCGGAGATGGGGCAAGGTGACGCGGACGTCGCGGGCTATCTGCACGGCGCCCGAGCTGAGCTGTGGAGGCAGCTCCGCGGTCAGCGGCTCACAGTGG CGTATATCCCTGACGGCAGCTACAACTACATGACCAACTCAGCCAGTGAGTTTCTGCACAGTCTCACATCCCCGGGGGCTCTGGGGGCCCAGGTCGTACACTCCCAGGTGGAG GAGCGGCCGCTGCTGGGGGCCGGGAGCGCTGTGGTCAGCTGCCTGCTGGAGGGCCCCGTGCGGCTGGGCCCCGGGAGCGTCCTGCAGCACTGCCACCTGCGG GGCCCCATTCACGTTGGCACTGGCTGCTTCCTGAGTGGCCTGGACATGGCCCAGTCCCAGGCGCTGCATGGCGTGGAGCTGCGTGACCTCGTCCTGCGGGGACACCACGTGCAGCTGCACGGCGCCCCCAGCCGGGCCTTCACCCTCGTGGGCCGCCTGGACAGCTGGGAG AGACAGGGGACAGGAACGTATCTCAACATGTCTTGGAGTAAATTCTTCCAGAAGACGGGCATCCG GGATTGGGACCTGTGGGACCCAGATGTGCCCCCCGCTGAGCGCTGCCTCCTCAGTGCCCGTCTCTTCCCCGTGCTCCACCCCTCGAGGGCCCCGGGCCCCTGGGACCTGCTGTGGATGCTGGACCCCCAGGAGGACGGGGGCCGGGCCCTGCGGGTTTGGCGGGCTTGCTGGCGTCTATCCTGGGAGCAGCTGCAGCCATGCCTGGATCGGGGTGCCACGCTGGCCGCCCGCCGGGACCTGTTCTTCCGCCAGGCCCTGCACAAGGCGCGGCACGTGCTGGAGGCCCGGCAGGACCTCAGCCTGCGCCCACTGACCcgggctgctgtccatgagggCTGTACTGGGAGCCTGCTGGCCACGCTGGACCAGG TGGCAGCTGGTGCGGAAGACCCTGGCGTGGCCGCCCGGGCCCTGGCCTGCGTGGCGGATGTCCTGGGCTGCATGGCAGAGGGCCGAGGCGGCTTGCGCAGTGGGCCGGCCGCCAACCCCGAGTGGGTGCAGCCCTTCCTCTTCCTGGAGCGTGGAGACCTGGCGCGGGGTGTGGAGGCGCTCACCCAGGAGCGGGCCAGGTGGCTGAGCAG GCCAGCCTTGCTGGTGCGGGCTGCCCGCCACTACGAGGGGGCTGGGCAGCTGCTGATCCGCCAGGCCGTGATGTCCGCCCAGCGCTTCGTCCGCTCCGTGCCGGCGGAGCTGCCGGCGCCCGGTCAGTGGGTGGTGGCTGAGTGCCCGGCGCGGGTGGACTTCTCAG GGGGCTGGAGTGACACGCCGCCCCTGGCGTACGAGCTCGGTGGGGCCGTGCTGGGCCTGGCCGTGCGAGTGGACGGCCGCCGGCCTATTGGGGCCAGGGCTCGCCGCATCCCGGAGCCCGAGCTGCGGCTGGCGGTGGGGCCCCGGCAGGACCAGACAGCCGTGAAGATCGTGTGCTGCAGCCTGGACGACATGCGGGGTTActgccagccccaggccccag GGGCGCTGCTGAAGGCGGCCTTCATCTGCGCGGGCGTCGTCAGTGTCTCCTCCGAGCTCTCGCTGAGGGAGCAGCTGCTGCGTGCCTTCGGGGGCGGCTTCGAGCTGCACGCCTGGTCTGAGCTGCCCCACGGCTCCGGCCTTG gcaccAGCAGCATCCTGGCGGGGGCCGCCCTGGCCGCGGTGCAGCGGGCCGCAGGCCGCGCGGTGGGCGCAGAGGCCCTGGTCCACGCAGTACTGCACCTGGAGCAGGTGCTCACCACAG gaggtggctggcaggacCAGGTGGGTGGCCTCCTGCCCGGCATCAAGGTGGGGCGCTCCCGGGCCCAGCTGCCACTGAAGGTGGAAGTGGAGGAGGTCTCTGTGCCTGAGGGCTTTCTCCAGAAGCTCAACGACCACCTGCTCCTGgtgtacactgggaagacccgccTGGCCCGGAACCTGCTTCAG GATGTGCTGAGGAGCTGGTATGCCCGGCTGCCTGCCGTTGTGCAGAACGCCCGCCGCCTGGTGCAGCAGACCGAGGAGTGTGCGGAAGCCTTCCACCAAG GGAGTCTGCCTCTGCTGGGCCAGTGCCTGACGTCATACTGGGAGCAGAAGAAGCTCATGGCTCCAGGCTGTGAGCCCCTGGCGGTGCGGCGTATGATGGATGTCCTGGCCCCCCACGTGCACGGCCAGAGCCTGGCAGGAGCAGGTGGCGGGGGCTTTCTCTGTCTACTGACCAAGGAGCCACGGCAGAAGGAGGCTCTGGAGGCCGTGCTGGCCAAGACGGAG GGCCTCGGGAACTACAGCGTCCACCTGGTAGAAGTGGACACTCAGGGCCTGAGCCTGCAGCTGCTGGGGACTGAGACTTCCACCTGA